The Leisingera daeponensis DSM 23529 genome includes the window CATCGCGGCTGAAGGTCTTGCCGATCATGTTGTTCATCATGCCGCCAAAGACGGGATGCGCATCCTCGCGTTCCGCGTCCGAACGGACCGCCGGCAAAACATGCTCCGGCCCGTACATATCGTGATAGGGTGCCGGCACGATATAGGGCCAATGCGGCTTGATATAGCTCAGATGCGCGCACCAGGGGCCTTCGGCCTGCGCGATGAACTCCATCGCCTGCGTGGTCAGCCAAGGGGTTTCGCTGTCTTCCTCGGCGATGTTGGCGGGCTTGTCCGCATTGACCATGAACCAGCCCGAGGCAATGTCTTGCCCCTCCACCCCGGCATTGGCGAAGTCGCTCCAGGGGTTTTCACCCGGATAGCCCTTGCCCTTCAGGTATTCGTTATAGGGGCTGCGCTTGCTGTCATAGAACCCGTCCGGCCCTTCCGCCCACAGCCCGTCATCGCGCACCCAGGGGTCAAAGCCGCATTCCGACTGGCGCACGCCGATCACGCTGTCCGGCGCCAGCCCCAGCCGCTGCATCCCCTCCGCATCCGCCACCATATGCGTCTTGCCGATCAGGTGGCAGCCCATGCCCGCCTTGCGCAGATGGTCTCCCATCGTCCACTCGCCCACCCGCAGGGGGTAGCTGTTGAACTGCACCCCGTGGCTGGAGGGGTAGCGCCCGGTATAGCTCGACATCCGGGACGAGCCGCAGGTGGGCGACTGCACATAGGCGCGGGTGAAGCGCACGCCCTTGGCGGCCAGCCCGTCGATATGCGGCGTCTGCAAATGCGGATGGCCCGCGCAGCTCAGGTAATCGAACCGCAGCTGGTCGAACATGATGTAGAGGATGTTCATCGGCGCCTCCCGCACAGTGCTGCCACATTGATAAACAGGTGAAGCAACCTTGACGAGGGTGTTTCCTTGACTGCCCGGCCAATGCAGCCGAACAGTGGAGCACATTGTGAGACTGTTTCAGAAAGCCATCATGACCCCGGAACTGCACGCCGTTTCCCTGCGGCCCGCGACCCAGGACGACTGTTCCAGCCTGGCCGCCCTGTCCATAGAGGTCTGGCTGGGCACTTATTTGCGCAACGGCATCAACCGCTTGTTCTCGGATTACGTCCTTTCCACCTACACGCCGGACCATTTTGCCGGTGCCTTGCAAAACCCTGCCGAACGCCTGATCGTTTCGCAAAACCAGGAAGGTATCGACGGCTGCATCCGTATCAGCCATGGCAGGCCAAGCCCGGCGGGCGGCCCCTCGCGCACCGAGATTTCGACGCTTTATGTCCAGCCCCGGCATCAGCGCAGGCGCATCGGGCGGCATCTTCTGGAAGCCGGTTTAAAGACTTGCCGGTCAGAAGGCTGGGACGCGCCGTGGCTTGCGGCCAACGCGCAGAACACGCGCGCCATTGCCTTCTATCTCCGGCACGGCTTTGAACCGGCAGGGCAGACCTTTTTTCAGGTTCAGGACAGCCAGTACCTCAACGATGTTTTGCAGTATCGCGGCAGCTGGCCCCCTGCAGAAACCTGAACCCGGCGGCTGCGGGATCACGTGCCGGCGTCTTCCTGCGGGGTGATCACCAGCAGCACCTGTCCCGCCTGCACCTGCGCCCCGGAACGCACCGCCACCGCCGCAACGGCACCCGGCGCGGCCGCCCGGATCTCGTGCTGCATCTTCATGGCCTCCATCACCGCAAGACGGCTGCCCGCGGCGACCCGGTCCCCCTCTGCCACGCAGATGTCCCGGACAACCCCATGCATCGGCGCAACGACCTGCCCGGCTTGCCCGGCGGTCTGCGCGCCGCAGGTGGCCCGCTGGCGGGTGAAGGTGACGATCTGCGCAGCAGTTGCGACCTGCAGCCTGTCCCCCACCAGCCGCCAGGACCTGAGGTCCGCCCGCCTGCCGTCCACCCGCAGGCCCTCGCCCTCTCCCGTCACGCGGTGCAGCCACCCGGGGCCAGCGACGCGCAGCCGGCCCGGCTCATCGCTCACCTGCACACTTTGGGTCTCGCCGTTGCAGCTCAGCCCGACAAAGGCGTGCAGGCTGCCCCGGCTCGACCAGCCAAGCAGTTCCGCTGCCACGCCGCCCGCCGCGGCGGCGCAGCGCTGCTGTTCCGCCCGGTGGATCAGGGCTGCACCCAGCGCCCAGATGCTGGAGGGCACCGCCACCGCCAGCCCGTCCGGAAAATGGCTGGCGATGAATGCGGTGGTGATATCCCCTTGCGCAAACTGCGGATGCGCCAGCACCTGCAGCAGGAAATCCCGGTTGCACACCGGCCCGAACAGCACGCAGTCCTGCAGCGCCGCCATCAGGCGCAGCCGCGCGTCTGCCCGGGTGCGGCCATGCGCGATCAGCTTGGCCAGCAGCGGATCGTAGAATGCCGGCACCTGCTGCCCCGAAACGATCCCGCTATCGGCGCGCACACCGTCACCGCAGGGCGGCTGCCAATGGGCGATCCGCCCGGATTGCGGCAGGAAGCCCTGCGCCGCATCCTCCGCATAGAGCCGCGCCTCGATCGCGTGGCCTTCCAGCTGCACATCACCCTGCGCCAGCCCCAAGGGCTCACCCCGCGCCACCCGGATCTGCAGTTCCACCAGGTCCAGGCCGGTGATCATCTCCGTCACCGGATGCTCCACCTGCAGCCGGGTGTTCATCTCCAGGAAATAGAACGCCCCGTCCCGGTCCAGCAGGAACTCGACCGTGCCCGCCCCCTGATAGCCGATGGCCTGCGCCGCCGTGACCGCCGCCGCCCCCATCCGGGCGCGCAAGGCTGCGTCCACGGCCGGGCTTGGCGCCTCTTCCACCACTTTCTGATGGCGGCGCTGGATAGAGCAGTCGCGCTCGCCCAAGTGGATCACAGTGCCATGCGCATCGCCAAAGATCTGCACCTCCACATGGCGCGGATGCAGCAGCGCCCTTTCCAGGATCACATCCCCGCAGCCGAAGGCGGCCAGCGCCTCGCTGCGGGCCAGATCCAGTGCAGCGCCGAAATCCGCCGCCTGCCGCACCAGCCGCATCCCCTTGCCGCCGCCGCCCGCAGCGGCCTTGATCATCACCGGAAAGCCGATCCGCGCCGCTTCTGCCGCCAGCACATCCGCCGCCTGATCCGCACCCTCATATCCGGGAACGCAGGGAACACCCGCCGCCAGCATCCTGCGCTTGGCCGCGGCCTTGTTTCCCATCAGGTCAATCGCCTCCGGTGCAGGGCCGATAAAGACCAGCCCGGCAGCCGCACAAGCGCGGGCGAATTCCGCGTTTTCCGACAGGAAGCCATAGCCCGGATGCACCGCGCCCGCGCCCGCCTCCCGGGCTGCCGCAATGATCTTGTCTATCGCAAGGTAGCTGTCCGCCGCGGGGCCCGCGCCGATGCGGATGGCGGTACCGGCAAAATCCGCATGCGGGCTGCCGGCATCCGCATCGGTATAAACCGCAGCGCTTTTCAGCCCCATCGCCCGCACCGTGCGCATCACCCGCAGCGCGATCTCGCCGCGGTTGGCCACCAGGATCGTGTCAAAACTGCTCATCCCGCCCCCCTCAGATCCGCGCCACGCCAAAGCTGTTGGGGTTCAGCTGCCGCGCCCGCGCCTCCTGGCAGGTTTGCAGGCAGAAGCCGAGCACCGCCCGGGTGTCGCGCGGGTCGATCATCCCCATGTCCAGCACCCGCCCCGAGGTGTAGAAGGCATCCGATTGCCGGTCGAAATGCGCAGTGATCTTTGCGCGCTGCCCCGCCAGCCGCGCCTCGTCCGCCTCCACGCCCTTGCGTTCGGCCGTGCGCCGGGCGACCTGCTCCATCGTCAGCGCCGCCTGCGCGCCGCCCATCACCCCGGTCATCGCATTGGGCCAGGTGAACAGGAAATCGGCCCCGAAGGCATAGCCGCACATGCCGTAATTCCCCGCCCCGAAGCTGGCCCCGGTATAAAGGGCGATCTTCGGCACCCGCAGATTGGTCACCGCCTGGATCATCTTGGCGCCGTGCTTGATCATGCCCGCACGCTCTGAGGCGGTGCCGACCATGTAACCGGTGGTGTTGTTCAAAAAGACAACCGGCGTGCCGGCCTGGTCCATCGCCTGCAGGAAATGCGTGGCCTTGGCCGCCCCGTCCGGGTCCAGCGGGCCGTTGTTGCCGAGCAGGCCAACCGGCTGCCCCATGACCCGCGCCTGCAGGCAGAGCGTCGCCGGACCGAAATCCGGCTTGAATTCGCGCAAGTCCGAGCCATCCGCGATCCGCGCCGCCACCTCCCGCATGTCGCAGGGGGTGCGGTAGTCGACCGGCACCACGCCCGCAATCTGATCAGGCGGCAGCACCGGCTCGGCGTAATCCGCCAGCGCGGGCCCGCAGGGTGTCCAGCCCAGCCCGGCCACCACCTCGCGGGCGATTTCGATGCCATGGGCGTCATTTGCGGCCAGATACTCCACCAGGCCTGTGGTTGCGGCATGCATCTCCGCGCCGCCGAGGTCCGCGTCCTGCGCCGTCTCGCCGGTCGCCGCCTGCACCAGCGCCGCGCCCGCCAGCATTGCCATGCCGTTGCCCCGGACCCCGATCACATAATCCGACAGCCCCGGCTGATAGGCCCCGCCCGCGGTGGAGGCGCCATGCAGCACCGTGATCACCGGAATGCCCGCCGCCGACAGCCGCGCCAGCCCCGCGAACATGCCGCCGCCATGCGCCCAAAGCTCCACCGTGTAGCGCATCAGGTCAGCCCCGGCGCTTTCCACCAGATGGATGAAGGGCAGCTTCTGCCGCTCGGCGATGGCGATCGCGCCCAGCGCCTTGTCCACCGATTTCTGCGTCATCGCCCCCGCATTGATCCCGGCATCATCGGCAAAGACCATCGCCCGCACGCCCTCGACATACCCGATCCCCAGGATGATCGAGGCGCCGGGGATCGAGGTGTCCGGGTCCGGATCATCCACCAGGTAGGAGGCCATGTTGTACAGTTCCAGGAACGGCAGCCCAGGGTCCAGCAGTGCCGAGACCCGCTCCCGCGGCGACAGCTGCCCGCGCTTGTCGAAGACCGGGCGGCGTTCTTCGGATTTCGCTGCCGCGCGGGCTTCCAAATCGCGCATTCGCTTGACCAGCGCCAGCATGTCTTCGCGGTTTCGGGCGAAGGTTTCGCTGTCCGGGCTGATTTTGGTCTGGAATTCACTCATGAACTGCTTTCCCAATTGGCCTTCCGCCCGGCGCACATCATACCGCTGCCTCCAGCAAGTCCGCATCCACCCGCACCGGCACCGCCAGCAGCAATTGCGCATAGCCCTTGGCCTGCGGATCATTGCGCAAGGACGACGTGCCGCCGCCGCCCAGCGCGCCGTGCAGCAGAATGTTCATCGCGTGGCTGCCGGGCAGATAAAACCGCTCCATCCGCCCGTCCCAGAAATGCCCGAACACCCGGCGCAGATGAGTTTCGCTCAGCGCCTCCCAGATCCAGGGCATCACCTCCGGCCGGCGCGCGATGACGCCGATATTGGCGATGTCGCCCTTGTCGCCGCTGCGCGCCCAGGCGAGGCGGATCAAGGGGACCTCCGCCAGCCGCTTCGCCTGCGGCACCGGCGGCGGCGCAGGCGGCTCCGCCGTCTGCACCGGGATACCCGCCGCCGCAGGCACAGCGCAGGTGCCCGCCGCATCCCGCACGGTCACGGGCACCTCTGCCTTGGGCAGCAGGCAGGAAAACAAGGCCAGAACCGGCGACGGCCGGGGCCGCGCGCCTGCAAACCCGCTAAGCCCCGGCGGCGCCGACAGGCCGAGGCCCACTGCCTCCTTCAGGAACACGCCCACTCCCCTGGCCTCCGGATGGCGCACTGCGATCTTGGCGGCCAACTCCCGCGCGGGCTCGCTCTGCCGCAGCCCGCCGAACTGGCTTTCGCTGCCGATCAGCTCGATGTTCACATCGCTGAAATCCGGCAGCTTCATGCGCCGCAGAACCTCCCGCGACCGGGCCAGCGCCGCCTTGGCAAAGGCCCGCGCCTTGGCTTCGGCATCGAGGCCGTAGAAGGTAAAGTAATGGCCGCTTCGAAAACCGTCCTGCCAGGTGATGCAGGTCTTATACGCACCCGGCACCCCGCGCCCTCTGGCGCCGGCCACCCGCACCCGGTCCGGCCCGGTCTCCGTCACCGTGACGGCAGAGAAATCGCAGACCACATCCGGCAGCACGTAGGCCTGCGGATCGCCGGTCTCATACAGCAGCTGCTCCGCCACCGTCGCGCGGGAGACCAAGCCGCCGGTGCCCGCGGGCTTGGTCACCTCAAACGAACCATCCGCGCAGATCTCCGCTATGGGGTAACCGATCGCGGCCATGCCCGCAGCCGCCGCCTGCCAGTCGGTGAAGTTGCCGCCGGTCGCCTGCGGCCCGCACTCCAGGATATGGCCCGCCAGGCTGCCGCCCGCCAGCCGGTCCAGGTCCGCCGCCCCCCAGCCGAAGCGGTGGATGCAGGCCGCCAGCGTCACCGCGCTGTCCACGCAGCGCCCGGTCACCACAATGTCCGCGCCGCGGTCCAGGGCTGCGGCAATGGGAAAGGCGCCGAGATAGGCGTTGATGCTGGCGATCTCCTCCAGCGGCGGAAACGGCGCGCCGGTGAACATATCCTCGGGCGCGGCCGCCGCCAGCTCCGCCGCGCGTCCAAGCAGGTCGTCGCCTTCGACCACCGCCACCTTCAGTTCCAGCCCCTGCGCAGCGATCTCCTGCCGCAGGGCCGCGGCGCAGGCCTGCGGGTTGACGCCGCCCGCGTTGGAGATGACCCGCACCCCCTGCCGGGCGATCTCCGCCAGGTTCGGTGCCATCGCCGCGGTCACGAAATCTGTTGCATAGCCCGCCTGCGGATCCTTTGCCCGCGCCCGCGCCAGCACCGCCATGGTGATCTCGGCCAGGTAATCATAGACGAGGACATCCAAGCCCCCCGCCGCCAGCAGCTGCGGCGTGGCCAGGGCGGCCTCCCCCCAGAACCCGGCAGCGCCGCCGATGCGCAGTCCTTGTGGCATTGCTCCTCCCCTTGGCCGCCATCCGGTGCACAGCATACACGGATTTGCCCGCAAACGGCGGCCCCCTGCTGCCAGCCTGACCGCCAAGGCCTTGGCCTTGCAACTGTAACCCCGCGTTCGCTGCGGCAGCGGGGGCGTTCCGCCCCAACACGTTACAGAATTTTCAAAGGTGAAAGTTTCAGGTTACATTTCACTTGCCGCGAATCATCTTCCGGCGTAATACCGACCCAACGGTCGGCTTATCCCGCCGCCGCCACAGGAGACGCGAACACCCATGGATGCTTTCATCTGCGATGCCACCCGCACCCCGATCGGCCGCTACGGCGGCGCGCTGAGCCAGGTGCGTACCGATGATCTTGCCGCCCTGCCGATTGCCGCGCTCGCCGCGCGCAACCCGGACGTGGACTGGGGCTCCCTTGACGATGTGATCTTTGGCGATGCCAACCAGGCCGGTGAAAGCAACCGCAACGTGGCCCGCATGGCGGCGCTGCTGGCGGGCCTGCCCACCTCTGTGCCCGGCACCACCATCAACCGTCTCTGCGCCTCCGGCATGGATGCGGTCGGCATGGCGTCCCGCGGGATCAAGGCGGGCGACTATGACATGGCCATCGCCGGCGGCGTCGAAAGCATGAGCCGCGCGCCCTTCGTGATGCCCAAGGCAACTTCTGCCTTCACCCGCGCCAATGCGGTTTACGACACCACCATCGGCTGGCGCTTCGTGAACAAGAAAATGCACGAGTTGTACGGCACCGACTCGATGCCGCAGACCGCCGACAACGTGGCCGACGACTACGGCGTCTCCCGCGAGGATCAGGACGCATTCGCCGCCCGCAGCCAGGCCCGCTGGGCCGCCGCGCATGAGGCCGGCATCTTCAAGGACGAAATCACCCCGGTCACCATCCCGCAGCGCAAGGGCGATGATCTGGTGGTGGACACCGATGAACACCCCCGCCCCGGCACCTCGGCAGAGAAGCTGGCGGGCCTCAAGGGCGTCAACGGCCCGGACAAGACCGTGACCGCAGGCAATGCGTCCGGCGTCAACGACGGTGCCGCAGCGATCCTGATGGCGAATGAAGCGGCTGCGGCGAAGAACGGTCTGAAACCGATGGCCCGCATCGTCGGCATGGCCGCCGCAGGCGTCGAGCCGCGCATCATGGGCATCGGTCCGGTGCCCGCCACCCGCAAGGTTCTGGCCCGCACCGGCCTGACCATCGAACAGATGGACGTGATCGAACTGAACGAGGCGTTTGCCAGCCAAGGCCTTGCGACACTGCGCGAGCTTGGCCTTCCGGACGATGCGCCCCATGTTAATCCCAATGGCGGTGCCATTGCACTGGGCCACCCGCTCGGCATGTCCGGCGCGCGGCTGGTGCTGACCGCCGCCTACCAACTGCAGCGCACCGGCGGGCGTTACGCGCTCTGCACCATGTGCGTCGGCGTCGGACAGGGCACCGCCCTGATCCTCGAACGCGTTTAACGAAACCCTGAGGAGGTCCCAGACATGTATGCTCAGATGGTCCAATCCGAAGCGACCCAGGACGATCCGGAAAAGCTGGCCGCCTTTCAGGCCCGCATTGATGCCGGAGAAAAGATCGAACCCAAGGACTGGATGCCCGAAGGCTACCGCAAGACGCTGATCCGCCAGATCGGCCAGCACGCCCATTCGGAAATCGTCGGCCAGCTGCCCGAGGGCAACTGGATCACCCGCGCCCCCACGCTGGAGCGCAAGGCGATCCTGCTCGCCAAGGTGCAGGATGAGGCAGGCCACGGCCTGTACCTTTACTGCGCGGCGGAGACCATGGGCGTGTCGCGCGACGAGCTCACCGAAATGCTGCTTGATGGGCGCATGAAATACTCCTCGATCTTCAACTACCCGACGCTGAACTGGGCCGACATCGGTGCAGTCGGCTGGCTGGTGGATGGCGCGGCGATCATGAACCAGGTGCCGCTGCAGCGGACCTCGTTCGGCCCCTATTCCCGCGCGATGATCCGCATCTGCAAGGAAGAAAGCTTCCACGCCCGCCAGGGGTTCGACGCTATCCGCAAGATGGCCGAGGGCACGCCTGCTCAAAAGAAAATGGCGCAGGATGCGGTCAACCGGCTGTGGTTCCCGGCGCTGATGATGTTCGGCCCGTCCGACAAGGACTCGGTCCATTCCGCCCAGTCGATGGCCTGGAAGATCAAGATCAACACCAACGACGAGCTGCGCCAGAAATTCGTCGACCAGACGGTGCCGCAGATCGAATTCCTCGGTCTCGACCTGCCGGACCCCACGATCAAGTGGAACGAGGAGCGCGGCCATTACGACTACAGCGACCCGGACTGGTCGGAGTTCTTCGACGTGATCCAGGGCAACGGCCCCTGCAACGTCGACCGGCTCGCCGCCCGCAACAAGGCCTGGGACGACGGTGCCTGGGTCCGCGACGGCCTGCTGGCCCACGCCAGGAAGAAAGCCGCGCGCCAGCACGCCGCCGAGTAACCCCAAGCATTCCGGCGCTCCGCTCCCCTGCCGGGACCCGGCGCAGCGCCCCCTCAGCCAGGAGGATTTGAGACATGAAAAACGAATGGCCCCTCTGGGAAATCTTCATCCGCGGCCAGCACGGGATGAGCCACCGCCACGTCGGCTCGCTGCATGCGCCGGACGCCGAAATGGCGATCAAGAACGCCCGCGACGTCTATACCCGCCGCAACGAAGGCGTGTCGATCTGGGTGGTCGAGGCGAACCACATCGCCGCCTCCTCGCCCAGCGACAAGGGCCCGCTCTATGAGCCGTCCGAGTCGAAGGTCTACCGCCACCCGACCTTCTTCGACATCCCCGAAGAAGTGGGGGCAATGTAATGACCCGCGACGACGCATTTACCCAGTTCCTGCTGCGGATGGGGGACAACACCCTGATCCTCGGCCACCGGGTCAGTGAATGGTGCGGCCACGCGCCGGTGCTGGAAGAGGACATCGCGCTGGCCAACACCGCGCTGGACCTGATCGGCCAGACCCAGATGTGGCTTGGCCTTGCCGGTGAAGTGCAGGGCGAAGGCAAATCCGCCGACGACCTCGCCTTCCTGCGCGACGCCTGGGATTTCCGCAACGTGCTGCTGTGCGAGGTGCCCAACGGCGACTTCGGCCGCACCCTGATGCGCCAGTTCCTGTTCGACGCCTGGCATTCGATCCAGTTGGGCCGGCTGATGAAATCCTCGGACGAGCGGGTCGCCGCAATTGCCGAGAAGGCCTCGAAAGAGGTGGCCTATCATCTGGAGCGTTCCGCCGACACCGTGGTCGGCCTGGGCGACGGCACCGAGGAAAGCCACCGGCGGATGCAGGAGGCGCTGGACTATCTGTGGCCCTATGTGGGCGAGATGTTCCAGTCGGACGAGACCGACGCCGAAATGGTCAAGGCAGGCATCGCGCCCGACCCGGCGAGCCTGCGCGAAGAATACGACGCGTTGATCTCCCGCATCCTGAGCGATGCGACCTTGACCGTTCCGGACAGCAGCTTTGCCCACAAGGGCGGCCGCACCGGTGCAATGCATACCGAGCACCTGGGCCATCTGCTGACCCAGATGCAATGGCTGCAGCGCGCCTATCCCGGCGCCAAGTGGTAAGGCCGCGGCCAGCGAACTGAAGGCAACGCCCGTCACGAGCGGCGGGCGTTGGACCCCCGCCCCGCGGGGGCGCAATGGGCGTTGCCCGGCGCACTGCCGGGCGGAACAGCCAATGAGGGTAACCGCATGAGCCAAGTGACAACTCAGCCAAGCACTGACCAGATCTGGGAGTGGCTCGACGCCGTGCCGGATCCGGAAATCCCGGTGATCTCGGTCGTCGACCTCGGCATCGTCCGCGGTGTGGAATGGCAGGGCGAAACCCTGGTTGTTTCCGTCACCCCCACTTACTCGGGCTGCCCGGCGACCTCGATCATCAGCCTCGACATCGAGACTGCGCTGCGCAGCAAGGGGATCGAAGACCTGAAGATCGAAACCCAGATCTCCCCCGCCTGGACCACCGACTGGCTGTCGGAAAAGGGCCGCGCCAAGCTGGAGGAGTTCGGCATCGCCCCGCCCCAGCCCGCGGGCGGCCCGGAAAAATGCCCGCGTTGCGGCAGCAAGAACCTCACCAAGGTCAGCCAGTTCGGCTCGACCCCCTGCAAGGCCCACTGGCGCTGCCAGGACTGCCTCGAACCTTTTGATTATTTCAAGTGCATCTGAGGAGACCCTGATGGCGCGCTTTCACGACCTTGAAGTCACCGATGTCCGCAAGACCATCCGCGATGCGGTGGTTGTCACCCTGAAGCCCGTGAACGGCGCGGCTGAGGAATTTGATTTCACCCAAGGCCAGTACCTGACCTTCCGCCGCGACTTCGACGGCGAGGAGCTGCGCCGCAGCTACTCGATCTGCGCGGGCAAGGGCGAAGGCATCCTGCAGGTCGGCATCAAACGCGTCGACGGCGGCGCGTTCTCGACCTGGGCCAACACCGAGCTTAAGGCCGGCGACACGCTGCAGGCGATGGCACCGACGGGCACCTTCTTCACCCCGCTCGATGCAGGTGCAGAGAAAAACTACCTGGGCTTTGCCGGCGGCTCCGGCATCACGCCGGTGCTGTCGATCCTCAAGACCACGCTGGCGGCGGAGCCCAAATCCTCCTTCACGCTGGTCTACGCCAACAAGGGCGTGAACACGATCATGTTCCGCGAGGAGCTGGAGGATCTGAAAAACCTCTACATGGGCCGCTTCAACGTGATCCATATTCTGGAATCCGACGCCCAGGAAATCGACCTGTTCACCGGCCTGGTGACAGAGGAGAAATGCGCTCAGCTTTTCAAGCATTGGATCGACATCGAAAACGTGGACACCGCCTTCATCTGCGGCCCGGAGCCGATGATGCTGGGCATCGCCGCCGCCCTGCGCAATGCGGGGCTTGATGACAGCCAGATCAAGTTCGAACTGTTTGCCTCTGCCCAGCCGGGCCGGGCCAAGCGCAAGGCCGCCGCAACCGGTGCGGCCAGCAGCGCCAACCAGACCAAGGCGGCGATCACCCTGGACGGCGCCACTCAGACCATCCAGATGGGCAAGGACATGACCCTCTTGGATGCGGCGCTGGAAAACGCGATGGACGCGCCCTATGCCTGCAAGGCGGGGGTGTGCTCCACATGCCGCTGCAAGGTGCTGGAAGGCGAGGTCGAGATGGTCGCCAACCACGCGCTGGAGGACTACGAGGTCGAAAAGGGCTATGTGCTGTCCTGCCAGGCCTATCCGGTGACCGATACCGTCGTGGTCGATTACGACCAGTAAAACCTGCCCGAGGGAGGAAAGATCATGACTGACGAGATGAGCATCACCAGCTATCTGGCGCAGGGCGGCGTGCTAAGCAACCCGTCCAACGTGCCGCCGCGCTACCGCGCCGAGCTGATGAAGCTGATGGCGACCTTCGTCGACAGCGAACTGGCCGGGGCCGCGGGCTTTGCCGACATCATCAACGAAGGCCCCGGCATCAAGGCCCGTATCGCCGCGGCGCGGATCGTGCTGGAAAAGACCGACCACGCCGAGAAGGTGCTGCGGATCATGGGCGACTTCGGCGCCGATACCGAGCGCTATGCCGACCATCACCCCTGGACCGCGCGGCTGGAGCGGGAGGCCGATATCGGCCAGAGCCGCACCAAGCACGACATGCGTCTGGCGGTGTTCAACTACCCGCTGGAAGGCTGGGCCGATGCGGTGGTGATGAACCTGCTGATGGGCCGCGCGGTGGCGCTGCAGCTGGAGGAGCTGAGCCATGTCTCCTACCAGCCGCTGGCCGAAGCCTTCCGCGCCATCCTGCCGGTGGAGACCCGGCACGCGGAGCTGGCCGAG containing:
- the paaA gene encoding 1,2-phenylacetyl-CoA epoxidase subunit PaaA, which gives rise to MYAQMVQSEATQDDPEKLAAFQARIDAGEKIEPKDWMPEGYRKTLIRQIGQHAHSEIVGQLPEGNWITRAPTLERKAILLAKVQDEAGHGLYLYCAAETMGVSRDELTEMLLDGRMKYSSIFNYPTLNWADIGAVGWLVDGAAIMNQVPLQRTSFGPYSRAMIRICKEESFHARQGFDAIRKMAEGTPAQKKMAQDAVNRLWFPALMMFGPSDKDSVHSAQSMAWKIKINTNDELRQKFVDQTVPQIEFLGLDLPDPTIKWNEERGHYDYSDPDWSEFFDVIQGNGPCNVDRLAARNKAWDDGAWVRDGLLAHARKKAARQHAAE
- the paaB gene encoding 1,2-phenylacetyl-CoA epoxidase subunit PaaB, with product MKNEWPLWEIFIRGQHGMSHRHVGSLHAPDAEMAIKNARDVYTRRNEGVSIWVVEANHIAASSPSDKGPLYEPSESKVYRHPTFFDIPEEVGAM
- the paaC gene encoding 1,2-phenylacetyl-CoA epoxidase subunit PaaC yields the protein MTRDDAFTQFLLRMGDNTLILGHRVSEWCGHAPVLEEDIALANTALDLIGQTQMWLGLAGEVQGEGKSADDLAFLRDAWDFRNVLLCEVPNGDFGRTLMRQFLFDAWHSIQLGRLMKSSDERVAAIAEKASKEVAYHLERSADTVVGLGDGTEESHRRMQEALDYLWPYVGEMFQSDETDAEMVKAGIAPDPASLREEYDALISRILSDATLTVPDSSFAHKGGRTGAMHTEHLGHLLTQMQWLQRAYPGAKW
- the paaD gene encoding 1,2-phenylacetyl-CoA epoxidase subunit PaaD translates to MSQVTTQPSTDQIWEWLDAVPDPEIPVISVVDLGIVRGVEWQGETLVVSVTPTYSGCPATSIISLDIETALRSKGIEDLKIETQISPAWTTDWLSEKGRAKLEEFGIAPPQPAGGPEKCPRCGSKNLTKVSQFGSTPCKAHWRCQDCLEPFDYFKCI
- the paaE gene encoding 1,2-phenylacetyl-CoA epoxidase subunit PaaE, producing MARFHDLEVTDVRKTIRDAVVVTLKPVNGAAEEFDFTQGQYLTFRRDFDGEELRRSYSICAGKGEGILQVGIKRVDGGAFSTWANTELKAGDTLQAMAPTGTFFTPLDAGAEKNYLGFAGGSGITPVLSILKTTLAAEPKSSFTLVYANKGVNTIMFREELEDLKNLYMGRFNVIHILESDAQEIDLFTGLVTEEKCAQLFKHWIDIENVDTAFICGPEPMMLGIAAALRNAGLDDSQIKFELFASAQPGRAKRKAAATGAASSANQTKAAITLDGATQTIQMGKDMTLLDAALENAMDAPYACKAGVCSTCRCKVLEGEVEMVANHALEDYEVEKGYVLSCQAYPVTDTVVVDYDQ
- a CDS encoding Phenylacetic acid catabolic protein gives rise to the protein MTDEMSITSYLAQGGVLSNPSNVPPRYRAELMKLMATFVDSELAGAAGFADIINEGPGIKARIAAARIVLEKTDHAEKVLRIMGDFGADTERYADHHPWTARLEREADIGQSRTKHDMRLAVFNYPLEGWADAVVMNLLMGRAVALQLEELSHVSYQPLAEAFRAILPVETRHAELAEEGLMVLVEAQGPDGLQELVDYWWPRVAASFGQEDSEKFEGLKAMGLRRTPNADLKARWQQEAEAILGKAGLKPAA